A genomic segment from Ptychodera flava strain L36383 chromosome 8, AS_Pfla_20210202, whole genome shotgun sequence encodes:
- the LOC139138489 gene encoding phospholipid phosphatase 1-like, with amino-acid sequence MASGAGKCCYILLDLLLLCIVAAPIAVVRLLSVPIYERGFFCSDESLKYPYKDSTVTSLMLYSFSLGLPVLFMIVVEATICVHRKTRQLEYLAQKSFNRCCCDVPINPYLFRTYKIIGMFLFGAAVTLDITDMTKNVIGRLRPHFFDVCQPDFSKINCSVGYITDFTCLGSDVDSINEARRSFVSGHSSFSAYCMIYLVLYLQGRMQWKGIRLLKPFLQFIALLLTIFCCLTRISDHKHHWSDVLAGFILGAAVALVMAYGVSDLFKKEDVHEKIEHINSEIVFMEMNPRSRGKHKPTTINSSFI; translated from the exons TTGCCGCACCAATAGCCGTTGTCAGACTTCTGTCAGTACCGATATACGAGCGTGGATTCTTCTGCAGCGATGAAAGTCTGAAGTATCCATACAAGGACAGCACTGTGACGTCTCTCATGCTCTACAGTTTCTCTCTGGGACTGCCTGTCTTATTT ATGATTGTTGTGGAAGCTACCATCTGCGTACACAGGAAGACTCGTCAGCTGGAATACCTGGCCCAGAAAAGCTTCAACCGGTGTTGCTGTGATGTTCCCATTAATCCGTATTTATTCCGCACCTACAAGATCATCGGAATGTTCCTGTTTGGGGCAGCGGTCACGTTGGACATCACCGACATGACAAAGAATGTGATCGGACGATTGCGACCGCACTTCTTCGACGTCTGCCAGccagatttttcaaaaattaattgctCGGTTGGCTATATCACAGATTTTACCTGTTTAGGGAGTGATGTGGACAGTATAAATGAAGCAAG GAGGtcgtttgtttctggtcactcCTCATTCTCAGCGTACTGTATGATATATTTGGTG TTGTATCTTCAAGGCAGAATGCAGTGGAAGGGCATTCGACTTCTGAAGCCGTTCCTTCAGTTCATAGCGCTACTTCTGACCATCTTCTGCTGTCTGACCAGAATTTCAGATCATAAACACCACTGGAGTGATGTCCTGGCCGGATTCATCTTAGGAGCCGCGGTGGCGCTTGTCATG GCATATGGTGTATCTGACTTGTTCAAGAAGGAAGATGTTCATGAAAAGATTGAACACATTAACAGTGAGATTGTCTTCATGGAGATGAACCCAAGGAGTCGTGGCAAACACAAGCCTACCACCATAAACAGTAGTTTCATATAG